The DNA region AACCATGAGAAGCGTGAAATTCAGGCCAACAGGACCCGTTCCATCATTGGCAATTGGATCTTTTGACTCCACAATCTCGATCTGGAGCAAGGAGGATGAAGACTGGGTCTTGATGGCAATAATTGAAGGTCACGAAAACGAAGTCAAGAGCGTTGACTGGTCGCACGATGGACTCTACCTGGCCTCATGTTCCAGGGATAAATCGATCTGGATTTGGGAAGCGGACGATAGTAATGAAGAGTTTGAGTGTATCAGCGTCATTCAAGAGCATGAACAGGACGTCAAGAACGTTTCGTGGCATCCGACCAAAAATATTCTGTGTTCCAGCTCGTATGACGATACTTGTCGTGTTTTCAAGCAagacgactacgacgaggatgaaTGGGTATGTGTGGCTAATTGCCAAGGTGCCAATGGAACAGTGTGGTGTTCCGATTGGGAGAAAAAGGATACATTCAGATTTGCCAATTGTAGCGACGATTCATTACTAAGAATATGGAAAAAGACTAGTTCAGACCAGGAGGGCACCGCCAACGGCAAACTACCTTCCACTCTCAAGTCCGAGGAGGAGTGGGCCTTAGAGGCCACTCTACCAAAGATCCACACAATGCCTGTGTACGGGATTGCATGGAATACGAATGGGTTGCTTGCCAGTTGTGGATCGGACGGCCGAATAGTCGTTTATTCGGAGGAGGAAGGCGAATGGAAGGTTCTTGCTGTTCAGGAGTTGGGACATGGCGTCTTTGAGATCAATTGTATAAAGTGGTGGAACGAGAATACGCTCCTGACCGCGGGCGACGATGGAGCGGTCAACATGTGGACGCTGAGCATATAGTTGTTTATGCCACAACGATTAGCACTAGGAACAGGAATACCACACTCACAATTACCGAGAGCCAGAAGCAAAGTTTCCGCTTGTTCCTTTGGTAGCGGTCTGCCTTATGAAGGTGTTTCGACGCGCGCTGGGTATCATGTAATGTACTGTATAGATTGGACTCGATGTTATCTATCAACCCACCCTGTTCGACCACTATATTCGACAAATCGTGGAATATTTGATTGAGCTCTTCTATTCCCTGCGAAATGTTCTCGATGTCTCGTTCTCTTTCCTCGATAAGAGCCCGTTGATACTCAACTTCCTCTGCATTCAAAGGTTCGTACTCAATGAcaacctgctgctgctgctgctgttcccGTGACGATGGCTCTGACCCGCCTTCTGTTTCGTGTGAAATGAGACTGGCGCTCTTCTCATTcatctttttttccagagaGGTGTAGAGTGATTGCAGTTCGTTGAAATCTTGTAAAGCCCGCTTCAAACTTGTGTTCAGTTTATCTTTCACAAAAGTTTGTGATTTATTGAGCAATGAAGGATCTAATTGATTCAGTCTTCGCGTGTCATCCGAAACACTcttgaacagctcaaaAAGCCGCGATATAAGCTTGGAAGAATTTTGATGGTACTTTTGCGCATTCTGATCTTTATCGATTGCATCCTGGAGAAAGTTGAGGTTCTTATTTAGGTTGCTTAGACCATTGTTGACATCGAGAAGAGTGTTGCTAATCTGGCGGTTGATATCGTCAAATTCGGGAACATCCTGATACAACGGCTGTTCTTCTAAAGTGATAGCGTCAAACGAGCTCATTATATTTGTAATTATTCTACACTATAAAAAAACATGAATTAGTGAGTGATTTCGATTTTTGAGAGGTGGTGCACCCTTGCACCATATAGTAAAGGTTAGGCGATAGTTAGGGTTGGCCATCCTGGAGATTAATCTGCGCTAGAAGTTCTGTGACTGTATCTGTGACCGCACACTTGCTCACCTCCTCTTTGAgcctcagcagcagattCTCTAGTTGTCTATTTTTCTCAAGAAGTTCAGCGTTTTTTTGAGCTAGTATATCATTGTCCTGTTGCAACTTCTCTTGTTGaactttcttcttctgccGACATTTGAAGGCAGCAATCCTATTTCTTTCCAATATCCGTTGTTTTTTCCACGCCGACGTCCCGTGTATTGGTCCTGCGTTTGGATTAAAGATAACCTCATTGTTGTAAAATaactgctgctgcggcaCCCCCTGTTCGTTGACATGTAGGTCGttctcttcctctgttTTGACTTTCTTGGGATCGTTCTTGTGGCACATCATACTGATTTGTCCTATTTGGCCGTTAGAAATAGAGACTCTTCTGCGAAGTGGAATATGGTGGGAAGCGGACACAGGCGTCGAGCTCTGCGATTCTGGGTCGGTCATCACATTGGCAGGGACATAGTTGGAAGCGTATGGTGGAGCCACTTCGTGGGGCAAAACACCGGCCTGCGGTAAAGAAAGCGAAGGCGACCAGTTGTCTGCAGGAACTTGTTGATTTGGAGGGTATGGATATGGGTATTCCAAAATGGGAGGGTTGGTCATgaggagattttggaaatcgTTAGGGTCTAAGTGGAAGTTCTCAAAGCTTCTTCGGCTAACATGCTCAGATTTCACGTTTGAGTTAAGTAGAGAAGCGCCAGTCTGATAGGATGAGTCTTCCGATGTGGCAGTGGTAGTGGTGGAGGTGCTTGGTATCCCACTGTCTTGCGATGTGTTGTCTGTGACCTCTGTAGTCGTGGATACACTTAGCCCAGGCTGTGTTTGATCGATGATGTTCATGGCAAACGCTAGTTGGTCAGATTGTGGTTCTCCAGTTTGCATCATGGGAGGCACCCATGTACTTTCAGTCTTGATGGAAATGCTCACGGGTTCCCCGTTCGACGTTGTTGTATCCGAAGAAAACATGGGCACCTATTATAAAAAACTATGGCTCTATTTCTTGTCTCTTTTATTAAAAGTCgttttctttctttttgcttACTTTAATTAAACTAAAGTTCTTTTTTTCACTTGTGGAGATTAATATGTGACCCAACAATTAGCGACATAATCAGGGTGACAAATAGGGTacttattttttttcgtatCTACATTTAGTATAGCAGGGTTGCTTTCCGAACAATTTACCGAGCTATTAACGCCGACCTGTTGGCTAGTTAGCTCTTTTCACATGGGCACACTagagaaaaaattaggTATTCCGGAAAGAAAGTCCGGAAAGGGTAAACCCTTCTAATACAATTTATCCGAACTGCGTTCTAGTATAATCTATACTGACAATGTACCGTTGAGTtgaaataataaataaagtTAAAATAAATAGGGATCCGCCGCTAGTCCTGATGGCTTCTGCGTCTCAATTTGGCGAGGCGATCGTATTCGCCGCTTAATATTCTCTCGACAATAACTTGGTCGtctttttggaagccaACATAATCAAACTCGTACGATTCGGGATTGccatattttttgaatgTATCCAAAACAGCGGTGTCATTGTCTTCTTCCGCCTTGCTGCGCACCCGGTATAACAATTCACGTCTGGCCCATTCCGAAACATCCATATCTTCTCTCCAAATAATCGCAACGAGCAGGGCAATGCATCCAGgaacaaataaataatggGCAATATTTTCCCACCCTTCTTTCTGGTCACCTTCTCTCACTATCTTCCATCTGATTTCTCCCGTAGCAGTGTCTTCATACGGAATCTTGTCAATGATGAGTCCCGATGATGCCTTTAGCTTGGCTAGGTCCTTGTCGTTTGCTGAATATAGCCTTTCGTGCTCCTTTGGCAAGCTGAAAGCCTCGACAATTCCTAAATTCCGTCTGCCTGCATAGCTGTTTAAATATGCAatcttcttgagctcttcctctgaAGGCTTTCGGCTTGATCCGTCTTCATTTTGGAATATGTGGTCATAATCTTTGAACGAGTCCAGTAATTCCCGACATTTCTGCTCAGCAGAGAGGTTGAAAgccagcagcggcttgGATGAGTGGAGCCCTCTGGTTCTCGCACCGAATATGAGTGATTTTGGCGTTAGCCATGTGTATTTTGATGGTCTAAACATAAAGAGAAAAGTATTTATCCCCTCAATTTATCGAGCGAGAAGTGGGGAACCGAATTTagatcttcttttttcagGTATTTTTATTAGCGAGTGCACACCTATGCACCTTGaagtcaaaaaagagccTAGTGCAGTTATGCACGAGACAGATAGCAGGTGAGTGAAGATAAGGATATAATAGCAGGGCTCGGCCCAAGCCTTAGCTATTGTGAAGCTTGTTTTAGGTGGATTTTCATGCAAAAGCTTTCTCGTATGCGTTGCTGCCTCCATGTTAATCCTAATCGCCCTCGTTTTAGAGATCGCTCTCGAATAGTGCGAGTGGATTTTTAAGGCTGtggtatattttttgtttttaTTTTGAAGTAGTTGTGACAATACGAACAGTATGTCCAAAGATCTTATTGACATGAAGACGGATCTCTTAGCAGATTTTCACGCTTACCATGCTGCTTGTAGCAAGATTTGGGAACTCGAGGTGCTAAATATGCGTCGACTCGATTGGATCAAAACTATCTCGCACCTTATTAACGTTATACAGATTATCAACGACGTGGAACAGCAACATAGccaaaagctcaaggagctgaacaatTTGCGGCGCACATCGAAACAAAAGCAAACACCGTTTTTGACATCGAGACCAACCGGTCTTACGCCTCTTGCTGTTCGAGCCGGGAAAACAGCCGTCAAATCAAGCCTGCCAACAAATACCCCAATTAAACGATTTCCATCCAGAACAAGTACTCCTGTCTCAGCATCTGTGACAACACCATCTAGCGTGCGTAAAACTCTACTCAAAGCCGCGAAGACGCCTCAGAGTGTGTCGGCCAAAACAAGGTCTATtttcgaggacgacgacgaaaacgaggaaGACGCGTTGCCCGATCTCAAAACAGTTGTCCGCCCAAAAATTCAGCTAAAGCGTAAAAACCTGGAAACATCCGTGCATGATTCGTCTCCGTCAAAACAAACGGACGATGAGTTTACTTCGCCTATTTACAAACGGATCAAACAGACTCAAGAACGCAATTCTGTCTCATTCAAAGCCCCAGCAGCCACAGTTATCAGTCCTCTGAAGCGACGTAATgagaatttgaaaagcagTATTTTTGGCCGCTGATTGATTATGTATGCTTAGCTCGTCTTAAACAACTGAAAAGCTCTATCTCCAATGTAAAAATAAATGAAGTTTCCTGCTTCGTGAGAGACAAATGACCCAAAATTCTTTCCCACTATGCAATGCCAAGTAGTTCCATACTGCTTATCCATCTCTTTTTTAAGGTATGCTGATAATTCTgcatttttcttgtaaGATTGCAAGGCCTTTTCCGTCAGGTTGAAAACGACTTCTTGCATGTCCGTCGACTGAGTTGTTAGATATTGATACTACCACTTACCATGTCCGAAGACTTGAGAATTGCTGAGTTGTTAATTATTTATCATTTGTAACTTACGGTCCACcttctttgtttcttccAGATCGCTCATTCCAAAAAGATAAAGTTATGGTTTTTTGATATACTTCTGTATTTTCCCCCGCGAAGgcaaaataaaatttatGGACCTGTTTACAACTTTCAATGGATTACGATGAGTTTAGCAATGACAACAACCCATTTGCAGGCTCCAATCATTTTTACTCCAACGGAATAAGCACTACCATTGAAACCGGAGAGCCACAGGACAGCGACACGAGCGGAGCTAGTTTAGGAGTCCAATCTCTGGATAGCCAGCCTCTTGTCAGTCACATGCCAGCTCAAAGTTCAGACAGTGCAAATGTTCTGATCACAAATTATGAAGTCCTGCGagatttcaagaacatcacCACAGTATTTTACAAAATAGAATACATGTCCAACAGTGTATTGCGCCGCTACACAGATTTCGTCTTCCTTCGTTCTTATCTCACAAAACTCTTTCAAACGAAAGTCATACCGCCGATTCCCGAGAAACATTCTTTGGGGAGACTGATCAAGAATCCATTCACCTACAAATCAGACACAAAAATAATATACAGACGAATTCGACTACTTCAATACTTTCTCACGGAGCTGATATCCGATCCTGAGATTAAACAAGCGGAAGTTTTTGTCAAATTTCTGGATTCATCACAAAGAAATTGGCTTCAGATGGTAAAGTCTGGGCACGTTGCCAGTTTATCTTCGAAATCTGTGCTATTAACCTCACCAAGAAACCCGACCATACCCAATCCTTATCTAGTCTACCTACCGGTCCCGCCCCTTGGATTGGCCAAAAAGTACGATTCTAGTCTCAATTCACGGATTTTTGTACCAttggagaaaaaggcaAAGCTTTTGTTGCAGAGAGTCCAGGGTTTGGAACAAACAAGCAAAAAACTAATTAaggattttgaaaaaaacCGCCTAGCCATGGTTGAGCTTGGCGGTTTCTTCAATATCTTCAGCATTCTGgaagatcaacaaaaacacaTCGAAGAATTTGGAAACAGAATTGATTTAACCTTTTTGAATATTGAGATCCTAACAAAGTCTATCACAGTCAAGATCTACGAACCATTGATTATTTTGCGCCTCACATTAGTTGCCATTTTACATCTCCTTCATTATAGAAAACTGAAAGAGTTGCAATTATCGTATTTGCAAGAAATCATTGTCAAAAAACAGATCCGACTGAGGAGTTTGATGGAACGAGTGACATCAGAGTTCAAACTCAATCAAGTGTTGCACAATAATTCAGTCGATTCTCCAAGTCTGAACAGAGCAATAAATGAGTTGAAAATTAAAAAGCAGAAAcgcaaacagctggacgaATCGTCTCTTATCATAATCAACGAACAGCTGcacaaggacgacgacgatgaaaGCTTCATCAGAGACCATGATAACAATTCTACATTAAGCAAAGGCAATCAGGGGAACTGGAAAACAGCCATTGCAGGAACGTCATCATCTGCATCATCAAATAAGATTCACACGAGGGCCACGTCTAGCCACAAATCTGTCTCAAAATTAACCCCTGACGAACTAGGTTCTGAAATGTGTACAGCTCGTCTCGAGCTCAGCGAAAAGCTCACTCCATGTTTTACAAACCTTATGCTAGATGTGAAGTATATCAGTCTCGAGGTAGAAAAGAATGTCAACCATCAATTAGCCAAGGTGATTCAAAGATTGCACGATATCATGAGTGACTGGCAAACTGTGGTTTTCAGTGAGTTCGCACATAGCTGTCGCAAGATATGGAGCAATGATACATGTTTGAGTTGAGTTCAGGGTGCGCAATTACGATCAATTTCAACCGATTCATTATCTGTCTATAAATAAATCCATAGCATACAATCAAATTAAGTTTcaaatttaatttttgatgaaattcaACATACAGTATACTTCCTGAATTAGGCTATTCTGAACTCCAGCAGAGATACCTCATCATCAGAGAGATCTGGTGTGGTTTTTGACTGGAGCATTGAATAACTTTGCTAAAAGCGCTCTTATATATCAATACCAGGGTCTCAAATTTTTAGAAATCGGGGGCTATGGCTCAATGGTAGAGCTTTCGACTCCAGTCAAATCTACGGATTCGTGCAATCGAAGGGTTGCAGGTTCGATTCCTGTT from Ogataea parapolymorpha DL-1 chromosome V, whole genome shotgun sequence includes:
- a CDS encoding cytosolic iron-sulfur protein assembly protein 1, encoding MRSVKFRPTGPVPSLAIGSFDSTISIWSKEDEDWVLMAIIEGHENEVKSVDWSHDGLYLASCSRDKSIWIWEADDSNEEFECISVIQEHEQDVKNVSWHPTKNILCSSSYDDTCRVFKQDDYDEDEWVCVANCQGANGTVWCSDWEKKDTFRFANCSDDSLLRIWKKTSSDQEGTANGKLPSTLKSEEEWALEATLPKIHTMPVYGIAWNTNGLLASCGSDGRIVVYSEEEGEWKVLAVQELGHGVFEINCIKWWNENTLLTAGDDGAVNMWTLSI
- a CDS encoding Syntaxin PEP12; protein product: MSSFDAITLEEQPLYQDVPEFDDINRQISNTLLDVNNGLSNLNKNLNFLQDAIDKDQNAQKYHQNSSKLISRLFELFKSVSDDTRRLNQLDPSLLNKSQTFVKDKLNTSLKRALQDFNELQSLYTSLEKKMNEKSASLISHETEGGSEPSSREQQQQQQVVIEYEPLNAEEVEYQRALIEERERDIENISQGIEELNQIFHDLSNIVVEQGGLIDNIESNLYSTLHDTQRASKHLHKADRYQRNKRKLCFWLSVIVSVVFLFLVLIVVA
- a CDS encoding Sorting nexin-41 yields the protein MDYDEFSNDNNPFAGSNHFYSNGISTTIETGEPQDSDTSGASLGVQSLDSQPLVSHMPAQSSDSANVLITNYEVLRDFKNITTVFYKIEYMSNSVLRRYTDFVFLRSYLTKLFQTKVIPPIPEKHSLGRLIKNPFTYKSDTKIIYRRIRLLQYFLTELISDPEIKQAEVFVKFLDSSQRNWLQMVKSGHVASLSSKSVLLTSPRNPTIPNPYLVYLPVPPLGLAKKYDSSLNSRIFVPLEKKAKLLLQRVQGLEQTSKKLIKDFEKNRLAMVELGGFFNIFSILEDQQKHIEEFGNRIDLTFLNIEILTKSITVKIYEPLIILRLTLVAILHLLHYRKLKELQLSYLQEIIVKKQIRLRSLMERVTSEFKLNQVLHNNSVDSPSLNRAINELKIKKQKRKQLDESSLIIINEQLHKDDDDESFIRDHDNNSTLSKGNQGNWKTAIAGTSSSASSNKIHTRATSSHKSVSKLTPDELGSEMCTARLELSEKLTPCFTNLMLDVKYISLEVEKNVNHQLAKVIQRLHDIMSDWQTVVFSEFAHSCRKIWSNDTCLS